The following coding sequences lie in one Vibrio aerogenes genomic window:
- a CDS encoding PelD GGDEF domain-containing protein, whose protein sequence is MIKKLKQRSAWISYRIWAESGFFTLLALVIPLALNPKDPFSYGAEFVWPMLGPVLVALRYGFTKGLASVLVLLFLQSVLIRTGMVPPDIHLPFQTIAGYALLVMLCGEFCDWREKSSEKQKRELAYVNDRLETFTRHYHLLRLSHDKLEQMLAGHSLSLRESLQAVKMQIGQLPDRDIERVAQPIMSLFVEYGSLQCATLCKVEEGRHLASVLASVGPVRQVDSDDMMVQKMFETGQLVSLKHLSGEAMEQSLYQVVIPLMDVRERIYAVVLVEQIQFFALNKETLTLLAVTAGYIADLLRNAIANPIMNGDERESFSLQAERANYDAKRYKIPAQLVSWRMDAALHQPVLDYLHATRRGLDVYFHDEQNNLLQILMPLADKRDYSGFKERVDAWAKNAQGKNLSELGIHELNHLALPVSAKQFAKQLEKVIHAE, encoded by the coding sequence GTGATCAAAAAGCTTAAACAGCGTTCCGCCTGGATATCATACCGAATCTGGGCAGAGAGCGGTTTTTTCACCCTGCTGGCACTGGTGATCCCTCTGGCGCTCAACCCAAAGGATCCCTTTTCCTACGGTGCTGAGTTTGTCTGGCCAATGCTGGGGCCGGTGCTGGTTGCGTTGCGCTATGGTTTTACCAAAGGGCTGGCTTCTGTCCTTGTCCTGCTGTTTCTTCAGTCGGTCCTGATCCGCACGGGGATGGTGCCGCCGGATATTCACCTGCCCTTTCAGACTATCGCCGGCTATGCCTTGCTGGTGATGTTGTGTGGTGAGTTCTGTGACTGGCGTGAAAAATCCAGTGAGAAGCAGAAACGCGAACTGGCATATGTGAATGACCGGCTAGAAACCTTTACCCGCCATTACCATCTGTTACGGCTGTCTCACGATAAGTTAGAACAAATGCTGGCAGGTCACAGTTTAAGTCTGCGTGAATCTTTGCAGGCGGTCAAAATGCAGATAGGTCAGTTGCCTGACCGGGATATAGAACGGGTAGCCCAGCCAATCATGTCACTGTTTGTCGAGTATGGTTCACTGCAATGTGCCACGTTATGCAAAGTGGAAGAGGGACGTCATCTGGCGTCTGTACTCGCCAGCGTCGGGCCGGTCAGGCAAGTTGACTCTGACGATATGATGGTGCAGAAAATGTTTGAAACCGGGCAACTGGTGTCGCTGAAACATTTGTCCGGAGAAGCCATGGAACAAAGCCTTTATCAGGTTGTGATTCCTTTGATGGATGTCCGGGAGCGGATTTATGCCGTCGTACTGGTCGAGCAGATTCAGTTTTTTGCCCTGAATAAAGAGACACTGACGTTACTGGCGGTTACCGCTGGTTATATCGCAGATTTACTCCGTAATGCGATTGCCAACCCGATCATGAATGGTGATGAACGTGAGAGTTTTTCCTTGCAGGCCGAGCGGGCAAATTATGATGCGAAGCGCTACAAAATCCCGGCTCAGCTGGTGAGCTGGCGTATGGATGCAGCGCTGCATCAGCCGGTTCTGGATTACCTGCATGCAACCCGTCGTGGTCTGGATGTGTATTTTCATGATGAACAGAACAATCTGTTGCAAATATTGATGCCGCTGGCCGATAAACGGGATTATTCCGGATTTAAAGAACGTGTCGATGCGTGGGCGAAAAACGCTCAGGGAAAAAACCTGTCAGAGTTAGGTATTCATGAGCTGAACCATCTTGCGCTGCCGGTTTCAGCCAAACAATTTGCCAAACAACTGGAAAAAGTCATTCATGCTGAGTAA
- a CDS encoding HEAT repeat domain-containing protein, which translates to MLSNRFALSGTLTALVLQLLAAAEFILSGVAVAWLFLYVLAAMVFGVSCLALLPVRYRRFPAFAFLFLFLFAVSLPVLGMIGCLVAIVAGVHYPLVKKQDVLEEHLVPALPFEPDQISLTPRYSRGGVAAILKYAKDVDKRLFAVVTTRNMDDREAIPILRQALKDTDDDIRLLAYSSLDKKETAINDDIHALKKQLAGQFITSLTGTATCHHQIARKYWELSYLGLSQGALRQYVLEKAAFHAEQSLMYEHAVTTEILLAKIWLMMSRYEQSQTLFEKIARSGVPLQQTYPYLAEIAFKTGQYQKCQAYLAHLDGQKLSLNLDKIRNYWHDDAL; encoded by the coding sequence ATGCTGAGTAATCGATTTGCTTTATCCGGAACCCTGACCGCACTGGTACTCCAGTTGCTGGCTGCGGCTGAGTTTATTCTCAGTGGTGTGGCTGTTGCCTGGCTGTTTCTTTACGTTCTTGCCGCAATGGTTTTTGGTGTCAGCTGCCTTGCCCTGCTTCCTGTACGTTATCGCCGGTTTCCGGCATTCGCATTTCTGTTCTTATTTTTATTTGCCGTGAGCCTGCCGGTACTGGGGATGATTGGGTGTCTGGTCGCCATTGTTGCCGGTGTTCACTATCCGCTGGTGAAAAAACAGGATGTACTGGAAGAACATCTGGTGCCTGCATTGCCGTTTGAGCCTGACCAGATCTCGTTGACACCCCGCTATTCACGGGGCGGAGTCGCTGCAATTTTAAAATATGCCAAAGATGTGGATAAACGTCTGTTTGCTGTGGTGACGACCCGCAACATGGATGACAGGGAAGCGATTCCGATTCTGCGTCAGGCTCTGAAAGATACAGATGATGACATTCGTTTACTGGCATATTCATCGCTGGATAAAAAAGAAACCGCAATTAATGATGATATTCACGCGTTGAAAAAACAGCTGGCCGGGCAGTTTATTACGTCGTTAACCGGAACGGCAACCTGCCATCATCAGATTGCCCGGAAATACTGGGAACTGAGTTATCTGGGCTTGTCACAGGGGGCGCTGAGACAATATGTACTGGAAAAAGCGGCCTTTCATGCCGAACAAAGCCTGATGTATGAACATGCGGTTACAACTGAAATTTTGCTGGCAAAAATCTGGCTGATGATGTCACGTTATGAACAGTCGCAGACTCTGTTTGAAAAAATTGCCCGTTCTGGTGTACCGCTCCAGCAGACGTATCCGTATCTGGCTGAAATCGCCTTTAAAACCGGGCAATACCAGAAATGTCAGGCTTATCTGGCTCATCTTGACGGGCAGAAGCTTTCGCTTAATCTCGACAAAATAAGGAATTACTGGCATGACGACGCCTTGTAA
- a CDS encoding DUF3492 domain-containing protein — protein MTTPCKADVILVLEGTYPYVRGGVSSWVHQLIHGLPSVTFELVFLGGRIQPVRAGSV, from the coding sequence ATGACGACGCCTTGTAAAGCGGATGTAATACTGGTTCTGGAAGGCACTTATCCTTATGTGCGGGGCGGCGTGTCAAGCTGGGTACACCAGTTAATTCATGGCTTACCATCCGTCACATTTGAACTGGTGTTTCTGGGGGGGCGCATCCAGCCAGTACGGGCCGGTTCAGTATGA
- the pelF gene encoding GT4 family glycosyltransferase PelF: MAYHPSHLNWCFWGGASSQYGPVQYELPKNVTGLQVHYLMEPEDENEDFDISRYETDSQKAPLFEQWRQLLSYFSGTTESLPEALVTFLFEHVGRDDGFSLDDFRYTKASWRILTDFYQQHCDDVSFPDFFWTYRNLFKPLFVIAQVARKVGKARLVHSVSTGYAGLLGAGISAMQNVPYIISEHGIYTKERKIDLIQADWISEEKQDIGIDLHADMGFIRRLWIRFFEQIGRTSYQQAKIITSLYEGNRVRQLRDGAPAEKTRIIPNGINLSRFGPALSARQDDVKPIVGLIGRVVPIKDIKTFIRAIKEAHYQVPDIQGWIVGPMEEDPDYVLECELLVESLDLKQQIHFLGMQNVAEILPQLKVVALTSISEAQPLVLLEAMAAGVPVLATDVGSCREIIQGHSEADRLAGEAGYLVPIASPGESARAMVSLLTDKEHWQQHQAVGLQRVRTFYDEQLMFARYQGIYEETMLWQE, translated from the coding sequence ATGGCTTACCATCCGTCACATTTGAACTGGTGTTTCTGGGGGGGCGCATCCAGCCAGTACGGGCCGGTTCAGTATGAGTTACCCAAGAATGTCACCGGATTACAGGTACATTATCTGATGGAGCCGGAAGATGAGAATGAGGATTTCGATATTTCCCGTTACGAGACTGACAGCCAAAAAGCCCCTCTGTTTGAACAATGGCGTCAGTTACTGAGCTATTTCAGTGGCACCACGGAGTCACTACCCGAAGCACTGGTCACATTCTTGTTTGAACATGTGGGCAGAGATGATGGATTCTCCCTTGATGACTTTCGTTATACCAAAGCATCCTGGCGGATTTTGACGGACTTCTATCAGCAGCATTGTGATGATGTGTCATTTCCGGACTTTTTCTGGACATACCGTAACCTATTCAAGCCCTTATTTGTGATAGCTCAGGTTGCCAGAAAAGTTGGCAAAGCACGTCTGGTTCACTCTGTTTCGACCGGATACGCGGGCTTGCTTGGGGCCGGTATCAGTGCAATGCAAAATGTGCCGTACATTATTTCTGAACATGGTATTTACACCAAAGAGCGGAAAATTGATTTAATTCAGGCGGATTGGATCAGTGAAGAAAAACAGGATATTGGCATTGATCTGCATGCGGATATGGGGTTTATCCGCCGCTTGTGGATTCGTTTTTTCGAACAGATTGGCCGGACCAGTTACCAGCAGGCGAAGATCATCACTTCGCTTTATGAAGGGAACCGTGTCCGGCAATTACGCGATGGTGCCCCGGCAGAGAAAACGCGGATCATTCCTAACGGGATCAATCTGTCCCGGTTCGGTCCGGCACTGTCTGCCCGTCAGGATGATGTGAAACCCATCGTTGGATTGATTGGCCGCGTTGTGCCGATTAAAGATATCAAAACCTTTATCCGTGCCATTAAAGAAGCACACTATCAGGTACCGGATATTCAGGGCTGGATTGTTGGCCCGATGGAAGAAGACCCGGATTATGTGCTCGAGTGTGAGCTGTTGGTTGAGAGTCTGGATTTGAAGCAACAGATTCATTTTCTTGGCATGCAGAATGTTGCAGAAATACTGCCACAGCTCAAAGTGGTGGCACTGACTTCTATTTCTGAAGCCCAGCCGCTGGTGTTGCTGGAAGCTATGGCAGCCGGTGTACCCGTGCTGGCAACGGATGTCGGATCCTGCCGGGAAATTATCCAGGGTCACAGTGAAGCGGATCGTCTGGCAGGAGAGGCCGGATATCTGGTACCGATCGCTTCACCGGGGGAATCCGCCCGCGCCATGGTCAGTCTGCTGACGGATAAAGAACACTGGCAGCAACATCAGGCAGTCGGGTTGCAGCGCGTCAGGACTTTCTATGATGAGCAGTTGATGTTTGCCCGTTATCAGGGGATTTACGAGGAGACGATGTTGTGGCAGGAATAG
- the pelG gene encoding exopolysaccharide Pel transporter PelG produces the protein MAGIGFEIRKILKKNSLLSIFQAYGYAGIIGSGPWLLSILALMVIGILSVGIVLPQSLIIQFLVSVTYMMAASLILTGGLQLMLTRFAADLFFRRQDQQVLPNLLGSLLLTTIAALVISLLVWPFIPLPSLSKLLLISGFVCLCNQWLGVIFLSGMKEYRAIVLVMIGGYATMILLASVLRFWGLNGLYCSFFVGEAMLMFSFLLMIVRRYPGDRLIRFDFLRPDQVFYGLFFCGLFYNAGVWADKIIFWFMPFTSVEILGPMRASPIYDLPIFLAYLSVIPGMAVFLVRMETDFVEHYDHFYHAVRTDSPLDEIYQLKDNMVRTAQAGIYEIFKVQGITLVFLLLWGGELLRYFGIDVNYRSLLNIDLVGVALQVVMLSLFNIMYYLDKRQSVLVLNGLFLVANTLFTLLTIYLGPYFYGYGFVLACLVTTVAGLLWLNKQFNDLEYETFMQQKG, from the coding sequence GTGGCAGGAATAGGCTTTGAAATCCGTAAGATTCTGAAGAAAAATTCGCTGCTGTCGATATTTCAGGCTTACGGTTATGCCGGGATTATCGGCTCCGGACCCTGGCTGCTATCGATTCTGGCACTGATGGTGATCGGGATTTTAAGTGTGGGAATCGTCCTGCCGCAAAGCCTGATTATCCAGTTTCTGGTTAGTGTCACTTACATGATGGCGGCCTCGCTGATTTTGACAGGTGGATTACAGCTGATGCTGACCCGTTTTGCGGCCGACTTGTTTTTTCGCCGTCAGGATCAGCAGGTGTTACCGAACCTGCTGGGTTCCCTGTTGTTGACAACCATTGCAGCACTGGTGATTTCTTTGCTGGTCTGGCCTTTCATTCCTCTGCCTTCTTTAAGCAAATTATTGCTTATTTCCGGATTTGTCTGCCTGTGTAATCAGTGGCTTGGGGTGATTTTTCTGTCCGGAATGAAAGAATACCGGGCGATTGTACTGGTGATGATCGGCGGATACGCCACGATGATTTTGCTCGCTTCGGTTTTGCGGTTCTGGGGACTTAACGGTTTATATTGTTCCTTTTTCGTGGGTGAAGCGATGCTGATGTTCAGTTTTCTGCTGATGATTGTCCGCCGTTATCCGGGAGACCGGCTGATCCGGTTTGACTTCCTTCGCCCGGATCAGGTGTTTTACGGGCTGTTTTTTTGTGGGCTTTTTTACAACGCGGGTGTTTGGGCAGATAAAATTATTTTCTGGTTTATGCCGTTCACATCAGTAGAAATTCTTGGTCCGATGCGTGCCAGTCCGATTTATGATTTGCCGATCTTTCTGGCTTATTTATCTGTGATCCCCGGTATGGCGGTCTTTCTGGTGCGGATGGAAACCGACTTTGTTGAACATTATGATCATTTTTATCACGCGGTGAGGACTGATTCGCCGCTGGATGAGATTTATCAGCTGAAAGATAACATGGTAAGGACCGCTCAGGCGGGTATTTATGAAATTTTCAAAGTTCAGGGAATCACTTTGGTCTTCCTGTTGCTGTGGGGTGGAGAATTACTTCGTTATTTCGGTATCGATGTGAATTACCGGTCGCTGTTGAATATCGATTTGGTCGGTGTCGCTTTACAGGTTGTGATGCTGTCTCTGTTTAACATCATGTATTATCTGGATAAGCGTCAAAGTGTACTGGTTTTGAATGGTTTGTTTCTGGTCGCCAATACACTGTTTACTTTGTTGACAATTTATCTGGGCCCTTATTTTTATGGCTACGGATTTGTGCTTGCCTGTCTGGTGACGACGGTCGCTGGTTTGCTATGGCTCAATAAGCAGTTCAATGATCTGGAGTATGAAACATTTATGCAGCAGAAAGGCTGA
- a CDS encoding ion transporter: MEAVSSSSSWLNVLKQTERSAWFQGFIVTIIIVAALTVGAKTYNLPAPVELTINYLDKLITIFFLVELTLRFISCDNKRRFFHDAWNIFDTVIVVGSLLPISESDMILLARLLRVFRVLRLVSLIPDLRVLINALLKAIPKMGYIALLMFIIFYLFAAVGSIFFESVNEVLWGDIAISMLTLFRVATFEDWTDVMYETMAVYPLSWIYYVVFIFLTAFVFLNMMVGVVLDVMTQETSSQDEQSKQDQHQDLMDEIKTLQQQMQILSEQIAQQNRQKE; this comes from the coding sequence ATGGAAGCTGTATCTTCCTCTTCTTCCTGGTTAAATGTGTTAAAACAAACCGAGCGAAGTGCCTGGTTTCAGGGCTTTATTGTGACCATTATCATCGTTGCTGCGCTGACTGTCGGGGCGAAAACTTATAATCTGCCAGCACCGGTTGAACTGACGATTAATTATCTCGACAAACTGATCACAATCTTCTTTTTAGTGGAACTTACGCTCCGTTTTATTTCCTGCGACAACAAACGTCGTTTTTTCCATGATGCATGGAATATCTTTGATACTGTCATTGTCGTTGGCAGTCTGTTGCCGATTTCCGAAAGTGACATGATCCTGCTCGCCCGTCTGCTCAGGGTATTCAGGGTATTGCGGCTTGTCTCACTGATCCCGGACCTACGGGTTCTGATTAACGCACTGCTGAAAGCCATTCCTAAAATGGGCTACATTGCGCTGTTGATGTTTATCATTTTCTATCTGTTCGCGGCCGTCGGATCTATCTTTTTTGAATCCGTCAATGAAGTCCTGTGGGGAGATATAGCCATTTCAATGCTGACACTGTTCCGGGTCGCAACATTTGAAGACTGGACTGATGTGATGTATGAGACGATGGCTGTCTACCCTCTCAGCTGGATCTATTACGTGGTGTTTATTTTCTTAACGGCATTTGTATTCCTGAACATGATGGTCGGTGTTGTTCTGGATGTCATGACTCAGGAAACATCCAGTCAGGACGAGCAATCAAAACAAGACCAGCATCAGGACCTGATGGATGAAATCAAAACACTTCAGCAACAAATGCAAATCCTGAGCGAACAGATTGCACAACAGAACCGTCAGAAGGAATAA
- a CDS encoding DUF2569 domain-containing protein, with translation MQEQHRKNLKGISGWLIFVALDVILAPCWFVVYILSFFSDFFTEGYWTLLTHADSEYYTEGFALSIVMLLGLSCFRIAAGFYAIYLFLHKKAVFPSLYIVILISMVVLNLGEVLFIERFLRIDAGLNWLYGSVGSCVIWGLYLTRSKRVKQTFTQPCGRSHMVFWISSIFIVLSSGFSGYFYGINNEEAAQVTALKHTLSDIAVEINRVAPGMLDDEIRFDSVQANNLTLEYRYSLIEYEKKHMDVDKFSSVMIPRIIREDCLNKNILVLMEQGAVLSHTYFDLNGERLAGVEVDREKCLEARLSSTLM, from the coding sequence ATGCAGGAACAGCACAGAAAAAATTTAAAGGGAATTTCCGGCTGGCTGATCTTTGTCGCCCTGGATGTGATTCTGGCACCTTGCTGGTTCGTTGTTTATATACTTTCCTTTTTCTCTGATTTTTTTACCGAAGGCTATTGGACGCTGCTGACGCATGCAGATTCTGAGTATTATACCGAAGGTTTTGCGCTGTCAATTGTGATGTTGCTGGGACTCAGCTGTTTCAGAATTGCGGCCGGGTTTTACGCGATTTATCTGTTTTTACACAAAAAAGCAGTTTTCCCGTCTTTGTATATTGTCATTTTGATCAGTATGGTTGTGTTAAACCTTGGGGAAGTTCTGTTTATTGAACGCTTCTTAAGGATTGATGCCGGGTTGAACTGGCTGTATGGCTCCGTGGGATCGTGTGTGATCTGGGGATTGTATTTAACCCGATCAAAAAGGGTAAAACAGACATTTACACAGCCATGTGGCAGAAGTCATATGGTTTTTTGGATCAGTAGTATATTTATCGTCTTATCTTCAGGCTTTAGTGGTTATTTTTACGGAATCAACAATGAAGAAGCTGCACAAGTCACCGCTTTAAAACATACCCTGTCAGATATTGCCGTAGAAATTAACCGGGTGGCGCCCGGGATGCTGGATGATGAGATTCGTTTTGACTCGGTACAAGCCAATAATTTAACGCTGGAATATCGTTATTCGTTGATTGAGTATGAAAAAAAACATATGGATGTTGATAAATTTTCTTCTGTCATGATTCCACGGATTATCCGGGAAGATTGTCTGAATAAAAACATTCTGGTGTTGATGGAACAGGGAGCGGTATTAAGTCACACCTATTTTGACTTAAATGGCGAACGTTTGGCCGGTGTTGAAGTGGATCGGGAAAAATGTCTTGAGGCCCGGTTGAGCAGCACGCTGATGTGA
- a CDS encoding YciI family protein, translated as MFIVSLTYRCELSEIEAHLAAHIEYLEQQYTLGHFLASGRKVPRTGGVILADMPSKEALEAVLAEDPFKQHQLADYDVIEFIPTKTNEALSSIRQTL; from the coding sequence ATGTTTATTGTTTCTTTAACCTACCGGTGTGAACTTTCTGAGATTGAAGCTCATTTAGCGGCACATATTGAGTATCTTGAACAGCAATATACTTTGGGACATTTTTTAGCGTCCGGAAGAAAAGTACCGCGTACCGGCGGTGTCATTCTGGCAGATATGCCATCGAAAGAAGCATTGGAAGCTGTTTTAGCGGAAGATCCTTTTAAACAACATCAGTTGGCTGACTATGATGTGATTGAGTTTATTCCGACCAAAACAAATGAAGCGCTGTCGTCAATTCGTCAGACACTTTGA
- a CDS encoding Lrp/AsnC family transcriptional regulator yields the protein MDKFDQHIIQILSADARCSVSEIAKQVSLSRSAVTARIKRLEEERIITGYHAQISSRDTSAEICAYLALKFDTSSSNTHDCTTYAKSLSQIDGIRWCHGISGETDLMLYVQVPGMRRLKEIIDMIHQYPHLRQLVTHTVINEFFNHTQVEQK from the coding sequence ATGGATAAGTTTGATCAACATATTATTCAGATTCTCAGCGCTGATGCGCGTTGTTCTGTCAGTGAGATAGCCAAGCAGGTGAGTTTATCCCGTTCGGCTGTAACGGCCAGAATTAAAAGGCTGGAAGAGGAGCGGATTATTACCGGCTATCATGCTCAGATATCATCCAGAGATACATCAGCGGAAATATGTGCATATCTGGCGTTGAAATTTGATACTTCGTCGTCAAATACACACGATTGTACGACATATGCGAAGTCTTTGAGTCAGATTGATGGTATCCGGTGGTGCCATGGTATTAGCGGAGAAACTGATTTAATGCTTTATGTTCAGGTACCCGGTATGCGCAGATTAAAAGAAATTATAGATATGATTCACCAGTATCCGCACTTGAGACAACTCGTGACTCATACTGTGATTAATGAGTTTTTTAATCATACTCAGGTGGAACAAAAGTAG
- a CDS encoding ATP-binding protein gives MSIKFRLIILCIIPTVIICWGAYYWAEQTRARLNGYADITLKVSALEQVSALSTEFYRLFTLRNQSELITEEQQDNFTVLTRNLIHELQPYQGDLFSSVDKHVVIANLNELAHLIQQLNQVHGEDLSAQSMWGFDLMYEILAALQKQLDSQVSPKTYQLSAVFDYLSWFLYWVEREAWLMQDIRQHRKIDVSLRQEYFEAIARQQSYLDNFVNFGATGMQLEQITKLLSKKEFQRSGMLRDKIMRGQIEPEFLEQYINDLESQQNAIYQLFAGFSATLSKSINQYVKEDKRSILMTFISIFFILCGLIWISVSTSYRISSKLNLILQTMNRLNDKKSKNIEPIAVDGNDEFSRFILNLNEIIQQLSEHEACLIQAKEEAIAANRAKSVFLANMSHEIRTPLNGIVGLTEILTMNGLKPGQRDIIADIETSSQTLLILINDILDLSKIESGRLTISSHTFNLKELVYDTVNLMKSNAVAQFNELQIKLDSHLPDYVMTDEFRLKQILTNLLSNATKFTQEGYITTYVSFDEACSRLVFRVEDTGIGIDAQKLPTIFELFRQEDDSITRRYGGTGLGLPICKQLLDLMNGSLDVESIKGKGSCFAFSLPVELPRQSSANEINFDIDALLISNKSIYTQNIQQDSSRMGIRLVTVESIQDVDKQVLRKPDFVLYCPCLTRSANREITELRLIFPESRIMTCQHHLFMSRELINLADMNITLPFLGMRFEAAIRDALVVMSDLNDNHALHGQSSRAGIRILVVEDNLMNQKIASFFLDKAEYEYTVVNNGQEALDVITQGGQYSAILMDCMMPVMDGLTATKKIRSWEIDNQLARIPIIALTASVLDEDIEKCYEAGMDAYLPKPYKSEQLLKVFNELQVYSSGGEI, from the coding sequence TTGTCTATAAAATTTCGACTTATTATTCTGTGCATTATACCAACCGTTATTATTTGCTGGGGTGCATATTACTGGGCAGAGCAAACCCGGGCCCGTTTAAATGGTTACGCTGACATTACTTTAAAAGTGTCTGCGTTGGAACAGGTTTCTGCGCTTTCAACTGAATTTTACCGGCTGTTTACTTTGCGGAATCAGTCGGAATTAATTACTGAGGAGCAACAGGATAATTTCACGGTTTTAACCCGAAATCTGATTCATGAATTGCAACCTTATCAGGGAGATTTATTTTCTTCGGTCGATAAACATGTCGTTATTGCCAACCTCAATGAACTGGCTCATCTGATCCAGCAACTGAATCAGGTGCATGGTGAGGATCTGAGTGCGCAATCCATGTGGGGATTTGATTTAATGTATGAAATTCTGGCTGCGTTACAAAAACAGCTGGATTCTCAGGTTTCCCCGAAAACTTACCAGCTTTCAGCTGTATTTGATTACCTGAGCTGGTTTTTATACTGGGTTGAGCGTGAAGCATGGTTGATGCAGGACATTCGTCAGCACCGGAAAATTGATGTCTCACTGCGACAGGAATATTTTGAAGCGATTGCCCGGCAGCAAAGTTATCTGGATAACTTTGTGAATTTTGGTGCAACGGGGATGCAGCTGGAACAAATTACGAAACTGTTGTCGAAAAAAGAATTTCAACGTTCGGGTATGTTGCGGGATAAAATCATGCGGGGTCAGATTGAACCTGAATTTCTTGAGCAGTATATCAATGATCTTGAAAGTCAGCAGAACGCAATTTATCAGCTGTTTGCCGGTTTTTCTGCCACATTATCTAAATCGATTAATCAATATGTGAAAGAAGATAAACGTTCTATCCTGATGACGTTTATCTCAATATTTTTTATTTTGTGTGGCCTCATTTGGATTAGTGTCAGCACCTCCTACCGGATTTCTTCCAAACTGAATCTGATTCTGCAAACGATGAATCGTTTAAATGATAAGAAGAGCAAAAATATTGAGCCGATTGCTGTTGACGGAAACGATGAGTTTTCCCGCTTTATCCTAAATTTAAATGAAATCATCCAGCAACTTTCTGAGCATGAAGCTTGTTTGATTCAGGCAAAAGAAGAAGCAATTGCAGCCAATCGTGCTAAAAGTGTTTTTCTGGCGAATATGTCGCATGAAATCCGCACGCCGTTGAATGGAATTGTCGGACTGACTGAAATCCTGACGATGAACGGCCTTAAGCCGGGTCAGCGGGATATTATCGCAGACATTGAAACATCTTCTCAGACGCTGTTAATTTTGATTAATGATATTCTTGATTTATCAAAAATCGAGTCCGGGCGTTTAACCATTTCCAGCCATACATTTAATTTAAAAGAGCTGGTATATGATACGGTCAACCTGATGAAATCTAATGCAGTGGCACAGTTTAATGAATTGCAAATTAAACTCGACAGTCACCTGCCGGATTATGTCATGACGGATGAATTCAGACTCAAACAGATTCTGACCAATCTGCTGTCCAATGCGACTAAGTTTACACAGGAAGGTTACATTACCACCTATGTATCATTTGATGAGGCGTGTTCCCGGCTGGTCTTCCGGGTGGAGGATACCGGGATTGGTATCGATGCACAAAAATTGCCAACGATTTTTGAACTGTTCCGGCAGGAAGATGACAGCATTACCCGGCGATACGGAGGCACGGGACTTGGGCTGCCTATCTGTAAACAATTACTTGACTTGATGAATGGCTCTCTGGATGTCGAATCGATCAAGGGGAAAGGAAGCTGTTTTGCTTTTTCTTTACCGGTTGAATTACCGCGTCAGTCGTCTGCTAACGAGATCAATTTTGATATTGATGCTTTGCTGATTTCGAATAAATCAATTTATACCCAGAATATTCAGCAGGATAGTTCCAGAATGGGGATTCGTTTAGTCACTGTGGAATCGATACAGGATGTTGATAAACAGGTACTTCGAAAACCAGATTTTGTTTTGTACTGCCCCTGCTTAACCCGGAGCGCAAATCGTGAGATTACCGAGCTGAGACTGATTTTCCCTGAATCCAGAATTATGACCTGTCAGCATCATCTGTTTATGAGCCGGGAACTGATTAATCTGGCGGATATGAATATTACGCTGCCGTTCCTTGGTATGCGTTTTGAAGCGGCGATCCGGGATGCATTAGTGGTGATGTCTGATTTGAATGATAATCATGCGTTACATGGTCAGTCATCGCGGGCCGGAATCCGGATTCTGGTTGTTGAAGATAATTTAATGAATCAGAAGATTGCCAGCTTTTTCCTGGATAAAGCAGAGTACGAATATACGGTTGTGAATAATGGTCAGGAAGCGTTGGATGTCATTACTCAGGGAGGTCAGTACAGCGCTATTTTGATGGATTGCATGATGCCGGTCATGGATGGATTAACAGCGACGAAAAAAATTCGCAGCTGGGAAATTGATAATCAGCTGGCACGTATTCCCATCATTGCATTGACGGCAAGTGTTTTAGACGAAGATATTGAGAAATGCTACGAAGCCGGCATGGATGCTTATCTGCCCAAACCTTATAAGTCTGAGCAACTACTCAAGGTATTTAATGAATTACAGGTTTACTCATCGGGTGGGGAAATATAA